From a single Sorghum bicolor cultivar BTx623 chromosome 5, Sorghum_bicolor_NCBIv3, whole genome shotgun sequence genomic region:
- the LOC8061725 gene encoding myb-related protein 306 gives MGRPPCCDNGVGVKKGPWTPEEDIVLVSYIQQHGPGNWRSVPENTGLMRCSKSCRLRWTNYLRPGIKRGNFTPHEEGIIIHLQALLGNKWAAIASYLPQRTDNDIKNYWNTHLKKKVKRLQQPAAAESFQTTAAASNAVTCSPNYYSSSSSSHHSLQGMQQPMSSYPNTACSSSTPSNHETTTTTGVSDLFQTWMMRPSPLAAAAAAADNCKIAMQEFQEEQASIVCQEQMVMTGGGDVNNKSSALEMMVAPAVMGASTATFSLLEDWLLDDMPGQVAMDGLMGISAGCCADPIMF, from the exons ATGGGGAGGCCACCGTGCTGCGACAACGGCGTCGGCGTCAAGAAAGGGCCatggacaccggaggaggacaTCGTCCTCGTCTCCTACATCCAGCAGCACGGCCCGGGGAATTGGCGGTCCGTGCCAGAGAACACAG gGCTGATGAGGTGCAGCAAGAGTTGCAGGCTGCGGTGGACCAACTACCTCAGGCCTGGGATCAAGCGTGGGAACTTCACTCCTCATGAggaagggatcatcatccacctccaGGCGTTGCTTGGCAACAA GTGGGCAGCCATAGCCTCGTACCTCCCTCAAAGAACCGACAACGACATCAAGAACTACTGGAACACACACctcaagaagaaggtgaagaggctgcaACAACCTGCTGCAGCCGAGTCCTTCCAAACCACTGCCGCCGCCTCCAATGCAGTCACCTGCAGCCCAAACTACTACAGctctagcagcagcagccaccACAGCCTCCAAGGAATGCAGCAGCCCATGAGCAGCTACCCCAACACcgcctgcagcagcagcacaccAAGCAACCATgagaccaccaccaccaccggcgTCTCCGACCTCTTCCAGACATGGATGATGAGACCATCACCactagcagcggcggcggcggcagcagatAACTGCAAGATCGCCATGCAAGAGTTCCAGGAAGAACAAGCCTCCATCGTTTGCCAGGAACAGATGGTGATGACCGGCGGCGGTGATGTTAACAACAAGTCGTCGGCGTTGGAGATGATGGTGGCGCCGGCGGTGATGGGGGCGAGCACCGCTACCTTCTCGCTGCTCGAGGACTGGCTGCTCGATGACATGCCGGGGCAGGTTGCCATGGATGGGCTCATGGGGATCTCTGCCGGTTGCTGTGCAGATCCCATCATGTTCTAG